In Paenibacillus hexagrammi, the following are encoded in one genomic region:
- a CDS encoding heavy metal translocating P-type ATPase, with protein MDTSQDLKHASFEITGMTCAACANRIEKGLQKMDGVGEVNVNFAMETAHVAYNPTVVSSQDMQQKIAKLGYQASAMRDTENTAERREAEIRKQKQKLWISAVLSFPLLWAMVSHFTFTSRIWLPAILMNPWTQLILATPVQFYIGRQFYVAAYKALSNKSANMDVLVSLGTSAAYFYSLYLTLDWAMGSGMHMPELYFETSAILITLVILGKLFEALAKGRTSEAIKTLMGLQAKSARVIREDQELTLPIDEVLVGDIVVVRPGEKVPIDGVVLEGASAVDESMLTGESLPVLKAAGDGVIGATLNKNGMLKIKADKIGRDTALAQIIKVVEEAQGSKAPIQRIADVISGVFVPIVVVIALVTFAVWYFAVMPGDFSGALEKAIAILVIACPCALGLATPTSIMAGSGRAAELGILFKGGEHLESTQRIDAVILDKTGTVTKGKPELTDVQTQLNETEFLSLVGSAEKNSEHPLAEAIVQGIRERGIELPDTQHFEAIPGFGIRAVVSGREVMIGTRKLMTQHTITVQPTTYEEMAALERDGKTAMLVAIDGGYAGMVAVADTIKETSRQAVSRLKEMGIQVMMITGDNQRTAEAIARQVGIERVLAEVLPEGKANEVKKLQEQGLRVAMVGDGINDAPALAMADIGMAIGTGTDVAMEAADVTLMRGDLNSIPDAVTMSRKTMANIKMNLFWALGYNALGIPIAAMGLLAPWVAGAAMALSSVSVVLNALRLQRAKL; from the coding sequence ATGGATACTTCCCAAGACCTTAAACATGCTTCTTTTGAAATAACAGGAATGACTTGTGCGGCCTGCGCCAACCGAATCGAGAAGGGGCTTCAGAAGATGGATGGGGTGGGTGAAGTCAACGTGAACTTCGCCATGGAGACGGCCCATGTGGCCTACAACCCGACCGTTGTATCGTCTCAGGACATGCAGCAAAAGATTGCCAAGCTCGGCTATCAGGCAAGCGCAATGCGCGACACGGAAAATACAGCTGAGCGGCGCGAAGCGGAGATTCGGAAACAGAAGCAAAAGCTTTGGATTTCGGCTGTTCTCTCTTTTCCGCTGTTGTGGGCGATGGTGAGCCATTTTACATTCACATCGAGGATCTGGCTCCCGGCTATCCTTATGAATCCTTGGACGCAGCTGATCTTGGCAACACCGGTTCAGTTCTATATCGGCCGCCAATTCTATGTGGCCGCCTATAAGGCGCTAAGCAACAAGAGTGCAAACATGGATGTGCTCGTATCACTCGGGACTTCAGCGGCTTATTTCTATAGCCTGTACTTGACGCTGGATTGGGCGATGGGCAGCGGGATGCATATGCCGGAGCTTTATTTTGAAACAAGCGCTATTTTGATTACACTCGTTATTCTCGGCAAATTGTTCGAAGCGCTAGCCAAGGGGCGTACCTCGGAAGCGATTAAAACGCTAATGGGGCTCCAGGCAAAATCCGCCCGTGTTATCCGTGAAGATCAAGAACTGACCCTTCCGATCGATGAGGTCCTGGTAGGAGACATTGTGGTTGTAAGGCCAGGAGAGAAGGTACCTATAGACGGAGTTGTGCTCGAAGGAGCATCAGCTGTAGATGAGTCCATGCTAACCGGAGAGAGTCTGCCGGTATTGAAGGCTGCCGGCGACGGTGTAATTGGCGCTACGCTGAATAAGAACGGCATGTTGAAAATAAAGGCCGACAAAATAGGCCGGGATACGGCTTTGGCGCAAATTATTAAAGTAGTGGAGGAAGCGCAGGGCTCCAAAGCTCCCATTCAGCGGATTGCCGACGTCATTTCAGGTGTGTTTGTACCAATTGTAGTTGTCATTGCACTCGTTACTTTTGCAGTTTGGTACTTTGCAGTAATGCCAGGAGACTTCTCAGGAGCATTGGAAAAAGCAATCGCGATTCTGGTCATCGCTTGCCCCTGTGCGCTTGGCCTCGCTACGCCGACCTCCATTATGGCTGGTTCCGGCCGCGCGGCGGAGCTTGGCATCTTGTTCAAAGGTGGAGAACACTTGGAATCCACGCAACGGATCGACGCTGTCATTTTGGATAAAACCGGCACAGTGACCAAAGGGAAGCCGGAGCTTACGGATGTCCAAACTCAACTCAACGAGACGGAGTTCCTGAGCTTGGTTGGATCAGCGGAAAAGAACTCGGAGCATCCGCTTGCCGAAGCCATCGTGCAGGGAATCCGTGAAAGAGGCATTGAGCTGCCCGATACGCAGCATTTTGAGGCGATTCCAGGGTTCGGAATTCGTGCTGTCGTTAGTGGGAGGGAGGTGATGATCGGTACCCGAAAGCTTATGACGCAGCATACAATCACTGTGCAGCCAACTACTTATGAAGAAATGGCAGCCCTTGAGCGGGATGGCAAGACTGCTATGCTGGTGGCCATAGATGGAGGCTACGCAGGGATGGTAGCAGTAGCGGATACGATTAAAGAAACATCGCGGCAAGCCGTTTCCCGTCTTAAGGAGATGGGCATCCAAGTGATGATGATAACCGGCGACAATCAGAGAACCGCTGAAGCGATTGCCAGACAGGTTGGTATCGAGCGGGTGCTGGCTGAGGTGCTGCCTGAGGGGAAGGCTAATGAAGTCAAGAAACTGCAAGAGCAGGGCCTTCGGGTAGCCATGGTAGGGGACGGCATTAACGATGCACCGGCGTTAGCGATGGCGGACATCGGCATGGCGATTGGAACAGGTACGGATGTTGCCATGGAAGCAGCGGATGTGACCTTGATGAGAGGGGATTTGAACAGTATACCGGATGCTGTAACTATGAGCAGGAAGACAATGGCGAACATCAAGATGAACCTATTCTGGGCTCTGGGTTACAATGCGCTCGGAATTCCCATTGCGGCTATGGGATTGCTCGCTCCATGGGTGGCAGGTGCTGCAATGGCATTAAGCTCCGTATCCGTCGTGCTGAACGCTCTTCGGCTACAGAGAGCTAAGCTGTAA
- a CDS encoding MFS transporter: MNQSNESSIESQSKLWNRSFIAVCLSSFFLFMTFYMLAVTLPLFVTESLGGKESQVGLVMTSFIVSAVIFRPLTGKWMDEISRRKLILTALLIFAGCTAMYPFIHSYPMLLGLRLLHGIGFGMASTATGAVAVEIVPDHRKGEGVGYFSLFMSLAMVVGPFLGLSIMQTHNNMLLFGICILFAVLSLLCGAILRIPARKETIGVTSQKGWRKFVEPRALPISLTGSVLAFSYGAITTFLSVYAKEMGLGSYSSYFFMVFALMIVLSRPFTGKLFDRSGPHVLVYPGVILFTLGMIALSMAHSPIVFLGAGGMLGLGFGAMLPSYQTIAVQSAPPHRRGLATGTYFLLFDSGYGIGSSVLGAVAAGSSFQTMYFIAGIVVAGSAILYYTLFHRQQSKSRKSASGADGVNDAHEATIPHVASE, translated from the coding sequence ATGAATCAATCAAACGAAAGCTCTATCGAGAGTCAGAGCAAGCTCTGGAACCGCAGCTTTATTGCCGTGTGTTTGAGCAGCTTTTTTTTATTTATGACTTTTTATATGTTAGCCGTGACACTGCCGCTGTTTGTAACGGAATCCCTGGGCGGCAAGGAAAGTCAGGTCGGTCTTGTCATGACCTCCTTTATCGTCTCGGCGGTTATATTCAGGCCGCTAACGGGGAAATGGATGGATGAAATCAGCAGGAGGAAGCTAATCCTTACTGCCTTGCTGATATTCGCGGGGTGTACGGCTATGTATCCGTTCATCCATAGCTACCCGATGCTGCTTGGACTGCGTTTGCTTCACGGCATTGGTTTTGGGATGGCGTCCACGGCCACAGGAGCTGTTGCTGTCGAGATCGTTCCTGACCACCGCAAAGGTGAAGGAGTGGGATACTTTAGCCTGTTTATGAGTCTGGCGATGGTTGTAGGTCCTTTCTTGGGACTTTCCATTATGCAAACGCACAATAACATGCTGCTATTTGGCATATGTATTTTGTTCGCGGTGCTTTCACTGCTGTGCGGAGCCATTCTTCGTATTCCTGCGCGAAAGGAAACGATCGGGGTTACTTCCCAAAAAGGATGGAGAAAATTTGTGGAGCCGCGGGCATTACCGATTTCCCTTACCGGCAGCGTGCTGGCTTTTTCATACGGAGCCATTACAACGTTCCTTTCGGTATATGCCAAGGAGATGGGGCTGGGATCGTACTCCAGCTATTTCTTCATGGTGTTTGCTCTGATGATTGTCCTATCTAGACCGTTCACTGGAAAGCTATTCGATCGCTCAGGTCCTCACGTTTTAGTGTATCCTGGCGTGATTCTATTTACACTAGGCATGATTGCATTAAGTATGGCGCACTCGCCTATTGTATTCTTAGGGGCGGGGGGTATGTTAGGTCTTGGATTCGGCGCCATGCTGCCCAGCTATCAAACGATCGCGGTTCAATCTGCTCCGCCACATAGGAGGGGACTTGCAACCGGAACGTACTTTCTGCTGTTCGATTCCGGTTACGGCATAGGTTCATCCGTTCTTGGAGCCGTAGCAGCCGGGTCGAGCTTTCAGACGATGTATTTCATTGCAGGTATCGTAGTTGCGGGTTCAGCGATTTTATATTACACACTGTTTCACCGTCAACAATCTAAATCACGGAAGTCAGCTTCGGGTGCAGATGGAGTAAATGATGCTCATGAAGCAACCATTCCTCATGTAGCTTCTGAATAG